Part of the Capsicum annuum cultivar UCD-10X-F1 chromosome 12, UCD10Xv1.1, whole genome shotgun sequence genome is shown below.
CGGTACACTTTGGCTATGAGCAAAATGACAAAGAGATATCATTTGAGATGTATTCGATGGGTACCAAAACACAAAATCATTTGACGATTTTGTGATGTTGTGACCCCGATACACTTCGGCTATGAACAAAACGACAAAGAGATATCATTTGAGACGTATTCGATGggtgttaaaaaaatttatgacAGCTAGATGCGATTATGGCGAGCCTATCGCCGGAACAATAATCAAATCACAAATTTGTGTTCCTCAAGCTCTCACTCTCTGGAAATTGCTTCGCCATCATTATATTTTGACTTCAATCACGGATCTCTCCCTCTCTCGCAGCTCTCTATCACTCTCTATCACTCTCTCACGGATATCTCTCTTGCAGATCTCTCTCACTCTCTCGCAGCTCTCTCTTTCTCATGTCATCTCTTATCTATCCATTTCTGTGTGTATCCTAGTGGAATTAAGAGTGTGCAGTGTGTATAGGTGTGTGACAGTGAGGTCAAAGgaattttggtgaaaaatggaGTCTCCGTACAATGTGTGGTAGCCAGTGGAGAGTATTTTTTTGGTCTCCCCTCAATGGAAAATGGGAGTATCCCCTTATGTATTGATAAGAATGGAAAAATTTGTAGGCCCCAtacctttttttttgttaatcaaTTGTTATGGAAAAGAAAATAGTAAAGAATATGTCTACTACTGTTAGAAAGGTTACAATGAACCTTTATGTTGCTGACATTGCTAGGATCTTGCATATTTCTTCTGGGGGTAGGGTCATTATGTCAAGGGCACTTGGCCAGCTTTTGAAAATCTTGCCTCTGCTCTGGAAATATGTAGAAAGTTCTCTGGGAATCCTCACTTGATCAATCATAGAAGAATCCTTAAAAGGGAGATATCCTCACTTCATTAGCTTTATTTTGATCTAGTGCATAAGATGATTATCCCTAGTTAGGAAAGAAGGACTGTGCCTAGTTTTCTAGATCTTACACTCATGGAACTATTGGACGCTGATGTGAGAATTGATTTGCCTCGACTTATAGTGGAGCATATGCAAAGGGTTCTCCTCAAGGAAGTCAATAGACATGCCCTCCCTTATAAATTCTGGCTCACCTCTATATTTGAGGAGTTTGGGGTATCTGTCCAAGTGTGGTATTTACAGACTGCCAAGGATATCATAGGGAGTGTGAACCATATGATGCTACTTGTTTCTATAAGGAGTGCTGACAAACGAATGCAAAGATTGAGGAATGCTCTAGCTCCAAAACAGTGTGAGGTGGAAGTTGCCCAGGCTTCTTTGGAGGCTGCAAAGGCTACTCATGAGGATGAAAAAAGGCTCATTCAAGCTCAAATTTCCTCCCTCACAACCAtgttagaaaaataaagagatgaGAATGCTGATGTTATTAGGAATCTGACCTCCCTTATCCCTTCCTCTTCATCCACTTAGCCCCTTTCCTGCTATCTTAGGCCGATCTCCTTATGTTTTCTTCCTTGGTGACTTTTTATCTCTTATGTTTCTTTTCGTAAATTTAGTTGTATTTTGATAATGAATGAAATTGACCTAATTGCTTTAAAGTGTTCTACTCCTGTTTTATCATAATGCattcacattctcttactctaaaTTTTGATTGTCTTAGTGATTGTCTCAATGGTCATGAATTATTAGATGTTTTCCCTTGTTGTGCcagcttttcgatgatgtcaaatAGGGGAAGAGTAGACTATGCAGTTCTTATAACTCAATTGGATTAACCTGTTTCATTCTGtgattcttttatttaaattctttattAAGTATGTCAGGTTTTGTGATGCTGTGCTGCTaagtttttcatcatcaaaaagggggaatctGTTAGGTAATGTAGAGTTTTGATAATAGACATGTGgatgaaacatgttgtgaaagCTGGTCCATCCAAGTGTACAAAGCATAGCTGCAGGCAAGGTTGTTGATAAGATGATATTGCGTACAAACAAAAGTGGATAAGCAAGAACATTCAGACATTCTCTTAACACTTATCACTTCAGCAAAATAGATAAGAAGGAGAAGACAAATGCAGTATCTAGAAGTTGAATTGATCAAGGAGTCAAACAATAAGAGGATATAAAGTAAAAGAGTCCTATTCAATCAAGGAGAGAGAGACAACAACAAAAAGTGAGTGAAACTACCTGGGAGTCCTAATGAAGATAGAAGAATACATAAACTGAAGGACTCCATTTGACGTTGGCTTAAATACAAGAAATGACATTGAAAATATTCACTCAAGCACTGAAAAGATAGTCAACAATTAGCAAAATAGCTCTACAACTTGAAGGAGCTAGTGAAGCATCCTGGTCCTTTACTTAGAGTCTTAGACTTTGTGTAATAGGTTGTTTATTGAGTCATATTGAGTTGTAAtctctagtctcagtgaagtataaactgagtttgGATTAACGTCTTCTAGTTGGGGAACTCGaggacttgggaacacttatcttgcgAAGATTAGTGTTTTGcagtaataggagttagaagttttaattcctagttcagaagaagtcttgtaatttgttgattgttaagGCTCAAGAGTTATAGTAAAGTTGAGGTTAAATCCTGTTggggtacaggtcgtggttttttacacttTTCTTGACCCGGatgttttccatgtaaaaatactgtgttcaagttttacttctgtgaaccacgttagcTTACTTGTTCCACTGATAGGAAACCAatagagtaaaatattaaaatttgtaGGGCAGGCACTTTAACACCTTACATTCCTTAAACTAATcagcaaacaaaagaaaaatgatatttgtaGGAGACAATCTATAACAATACCCCAAGGAAAGGAAAATTAACTTAGAAGATTTAATACACTTATAGCAACTATTCatgtccaacaaagccttctatcaatcttgttttttttttccttcctatTCTTTTTCGATGATTATGCGTTGAGGAGATATCGAAACATGTTTAGCAGAATGCTCTGACCCAGACGCCAGGCCCTGCAACATTCTTAGAATCTCCGTAGTGTCCTCCAAATAATACTTAGCCTTGCTTGGTTTCTGGCGAACTGTGCAAGCAAACACTTCAGCCACGGGGGAAAGTGAGGAACTTGCGACAGCACTCATTACCACCTCGAACATATTCTGATCTGATCGATCATCCCCTATGCAGAGCACAAAATCTGGCGCTGTTCCTTTCTGCTGCATTGTTTCTAGGAGACGTTCTGCTACAAGACCTTTGTTGACACCGTAGGAGGTTGAAATGAACGTTCATGGAAAAGCAAAACCATCAAATTAAGGTCGAAGAAAATAAAACGGACAAGAAATTCGAATCATAAAAAGAGATGCGATTCTAATTTTCAGACTTCAGGAAACCAAAGTAAGGTAAGATTATTAATGTACCTTTACGAGTGGGCATGATTTATAGTGTATATAAGCTATTTCAAGGAAGCATGTTTAGTTctaaatagagttgccaactctTGGCGGATCATGTTTGAGCTCTAAACAGTAAACACAACTTAGTTTCCCAAATGTGACTAGTGAgcaaaataaaaccataaaattatCACATTTATTACTCCATAAGTTTCGTTATACGCCCAATTCTTTAGGTTCAGTATTGTTGGGTTACTACTAAACTTTTCACAAGGAAGCAACAAACAAagttttatcttttttgtttttaaacatAAACAAAGTTATATCAGTTATCCGCCGCAAGAGCTCAAATGCTTGAAAAATGAGGTGGATTCAATTCCGTTGAAACACTGGCTGAGAAAAAGGCTGTAAgcaactcttatggtcagtaatATGTGCTTATCATGGCTGGACTCAATTGAAGATTTTTAGACACAGTAAAAAGGAGGTTCTCAGGTCAAAATTGTTGTAGACTAGAATGAATAATATTCTTAGACGTTTTCACCAGATACGGATTTGTGCAAGTATTTTTAATGAGAACTGTGAAAAATACATCATATTGCTCGCCTGAGGCTTCACTTCTACAATGTCATGGCCACTCTTAACTGTAACCAGTTCATTTGCAAGAACGCTTTCCAAGTCATCTAGAAGCTCTTTTGCCTGACATGAGCCAAAATCTGGATCTGCGTATTGGTAGTTCCAAACAAGCGTGCTGTCCTTTCTATCTATGAAAGAACCATCAGTGGTTTCTGTGTAGAGGCTCATTACAGGCTCAGTGATCTGCTTCCAGTAAAAATCTCCCACTGCAACACATGTTTCCCACTTGGCATCAAGGTTTGGCCTGAAAAAAGAATTGTTTCAGCTTCATTGAGAAAACAAAACATCAAGCACCGAGTGCAAGTGGAGAGTTAAAAGTTTTGGGTAAAAGCATTAATTAACTCCTCCCAACCAGCTCCCCGCAAACTGTGTTCTGTGTGCATAGACACAAGAGACACCCCTGAAAATCTGaaattattacatatacactCAGGCAGTTAGGATCTTCTGTTTTCACCATGGACAATTAGTACATTATATAAGCAAGACCTAAGTTATGGAAAGACCCCCTCGAATAACTCTAACAAAGTGTTAGCTAACACATGCTCACCAATACATAACTCTGGCAGCTTCCACCATAGAAGCTGCCGATACAAGTTAACCATAGTTACAACTTACAACCACCGCAGGAACTATGTGGTTTTGCCGCTGGACAGCTGTTCACTAAAAGCCAAAGCAGCAAACTAATTTAGAAACTTAACTTTCATTAAGTCAATCTGAAACACCATCAAGTTAAGCATTCCTTGAACTGAAGTGTGTCAAATGGACAAGCAAATCTTGTTCCTGTTGTCCTTCATCCCTTCAGAATAAATAAAGTTAGTGACATCCATAAACATCCATAAAAAAATTCCATAGATGTTCCCACTGAAACGGACCTTGCATGCTCAGCAATATAGTAAGTATAGTTCTAGCTCAACCTCTCAACCAAAGATTGAACAGTTTAGTTGGCTCTTGTAGTTGGGACTAGCTCGTTTTGAGCTCAATGAATTTGTGCCAAAAGGAATTGAAATGTCCCGTGTAGAAGATTTCAATGTTTTTAACTGGTGCTTGCACAACCAAACGGACGTGAAAAAGCAATTAGCCCTA
Proteins encoded:
- the LOC107849452 gene encoding alpha,alpha-trehalose-phosphate synthase [UDP-forming] 5-like, with amino-acid sequence MSLYTETTDGSFIDRKDSTLVWNYQYADPDFGSCQAKELLDDLESVLANELVTVKSGHDIVEVKPQGVNKGLVAERLLETMQQKGTAPDFVLCIGDDRSDQNMFEVVMSAVASSSLSPVAEVFACTVRQKPSKAKYYLEDTTEILRMLQGLASGSEHSAKHVSISPQRIIIEKE